One Cyanobacteriota bacterium genomic window carries:
- a CDS encoding cation-transporting P-type ATPase, with translation MRNTSTPVRRGRGNASDRALESAKLSLRALEEAGNNIDQVLRSLDSSRKGLTEADVRDRLRRYGKNEVSHEKPPTWYAQLFKAFNNPFVWILVALAVVSYVLDYALAAPEDRSLKTVIILSIMVLVSGFLRFFQEYRSTQAAEKLKALVSTTATVIRRETLDVPGTRREVPLSELVPGDIVALSAGDMIPADVRLLTSKDLFVSQAVLTGESLPVEKMADVSPEEIRRLREAHTPPLDWPNVCFLGTTVVSGTAQA, from the coding sequence ATGCGGAATACTTCCACCCCAGTTCGGCGCGGGCGGGGCAATGCCAGCGATCGCGCCCTGGAAAGCGCCAAGCTATCGTTGCGTGCCCTGGAAGAAGCGGGCAACAATATCGATCAAGTGTTGCGATCGCTCGACAGTAGTCGTAAAGGCTTGACTGAAGCTGATGTCCGCGATCGCCTGCGCAGGTATGGCAAAAACGAAGTCAGTCACGAAAAGCCCCCCACCTGGTACGCACAGTTATTTAAGGCATTCAACAATCCCTTTGTCTGGATCTTGGTGGCACTGGCAGTGGTTTCTTATGTTCTGGACTATGCCCTGGCTGCTCCTGAAGATAGAAGCCTCAAAACTGTAATTATCCTGTCCATCATGGTGCTGGTCAGCGGCTTTCTGCGGTTTTTCCAGGAATACCGTTCGACTCAAGCTGCTGAGAAACTGAAAGCTCTGGTCAGCACGACCGCAACAGTCATTCGTCGCGAGACCCTGGATGTCCCCGGAACTCGCCGGGAAGTGCCCCTGAGCGAACTGGTTCCCGGCGACATTGTGGCGCTGTCTGCTGGCGATATGATTCCCGCAGACGTACGGCTGTTGACCTCAAAGGATTTGTTCGTCAGTCAGGCAGTGCTAACAGGGGAATCTCTGCCGGTGGAAAAGATGGCGGACGTATCGCCGGAGGAGATCCGACGGTTGCGGGAGGCCCACACCCCGCCCCTGGATTGGCCCAACGTCTGCTTCCTGGGTACGACGGTGGTGAGCGGCACGGCCCAGGC
- the dacB gene encoding D-alanyl-D-alanine carboxypeptidase/D-alanyl-D-alanine-endopeptidase: protein MSELATAMLQQFVQYCWKPVANVGFSRLTPRERQRLITIATVMLTVSLFPSPTLAQLCISQLNQGINAIIDQPQFARARWGVLVQTLSPTAADRQTLYSRDARRFFIPASMAKLFTTAAALDQLGAGYRIRTSVYGAPSGTGYRLQVVGRGDPSFSDRHLQQLAEQLKRRGVQRVSQLWVDDSYLRGSAIVPSWAWEDVQLGYGPPVNSLILNENVVGLQLQPTSVGEPLAVAWTDADEGRRWQVDNQSKTVSPPEPEILNLEQDPRVPRLYLRGQLLAGSDPADVAVSVLEPASYFLRRLRATLMAVGIRVDRAGVLSSPNQPSDPELAFTFSPPIAELITTTNQLSNNLYAEALLRQLGATQSPNRDATQAGLDRLRTALTRLGVDPSGYLLADGSGLSRHNLVSPEAVVQLLQSMAMSPQAMIYRKSLAMAGQTGTLAGRFQGTVVASNLQGKTGTLSGVVALAGYLTLPNRPTLVFAIVVNQSEQSTATLRRALDDIVLLLGRLDRC from the coding sequence TCACCGTCAGCCTATTCCCCAGTCCTACCCTTGCCCAGCTATGTATCAGTCAGCTCAACCAGGGAATCAACGCTATCATTGACCAACCCCAGTTTGCCCGTGCCCGCTGGGGAGTCTTGGTGCAAACGTTATCGCCTACGGCGGCTGATCGACAAACGCTGTATAGTCGCGATGCTCGTCGGTTCTTTATCCCGGCATCGATGGCAAAGTTGTTTACAACCGCTGCGGCACTCGACCAACTGGGGGCTGGCTACCGCATTCGCACCTCGGTCTATGGTGCCCCTAGTGGAACTGGTTATCGGTTGCAGGTAGTGGGACGCGGTGACCCTAGCTTCAGCGATCGTCACCTCCAACAGCTAGCTGAGCAACTCAAGCGACGGGGAGTGCAGCGAGTTTCTCAACTGTGGGTAGATGATTCCTATCTGCGAGGGTCGGCGATCGTGCCTTCCTGGGCTTGGGAGGATGTGCAGTTGGGCTATGGCCCTCCGGTCAACAGTCTCATCCTCAATGAAAACGTGGTTGGGTTACAACTGCAACCAACCTCAGTGGGTGAACCGTTGGCCGTAGCTTGGACAGATGCTGATGAGGGCAGGCGCTGGCAGGTAGATAACCAATCCAAGACGGTTAGCCCTCCGGAGCCAGAAATCCTCAATCTAGAGCAAGATCCTAGAGTTCCCCGACTGTACCTGCGGGGACAATTGCTCGCTGGGTCTGATCCGGCTGACGTAGCCGTATCGGTGCTGGAACCTGCGTCCTATTTCCTGCGGCGGCTGCGGGCAACCCTAATGGCAGTAGGCATCAGAGTAGATCGTGCTGGTGTGCTATCTTCTCCCAACCAGCCTAGTGATCCAGAGCTGGCGTTCACCTTCTCTCCGCCGATCGCTGAATTGATCACCACCACCAACCAACTTAGCAACAATCTCTATGCTGAAGCTCTATTGCGCCAACTGGGGGCTACCCAATCTCCTAATCGAGACGCTACCCAAGCAGGACTCGATCGCCTCCGCACTGCCTTGACTAGACTAGGCGTAGATCCATCTGGTTATTTGCTGGCCGATGGCTCTGGGCTATCGCGCCATAATCTGGTCAGCCCAGAAGCCGTAGTGCAACTCTTACAGAGCATGGCGATGTCTCCCCAGGCGATGATCTATCGCAAGTCTCTAGCCATGGCAGGACAAACAGGTACCTTAGCAGGACGGTTCCAAGGCACAGTAGTCGCCAGCAACCTCCAAGGTAAAACTGGCACCCTCAGCGGGGTTGTGGCCTTGGCAGGCTATCTGACCCTCCCTAATCGTCCAACTCTGGTGTTTGCGATCGTCGTCAACCAATCGGAACAGTCCACGGCTACGCTGCGACGAGCACTGGATGACATCGTATTACTGCTCGGCCGCCTGGATCGTTGCTAG